A stretch of Sulfurovum zhangzhouensis DNA encodes these proteins:
- a CDS encoding DoxX family protein, which yields MGDNIAKLILRVMVGGLLLFHGIDKALHGIAFIKGILKSQGIPEMLAYGVYVGEILAPIFLIIGWKSRVWAAIIGMNMLVVLYLTQMGNLLKLGAHGAWAVELQMFYLLSACAIVLLGSGKYAVVRD from the coding sequence ATGGGTGATAATATTGCAAAATTGATATTAAGAGTGATGGTCGGCGGGTTGCTGCTTTTTCACGGTATTGACAAAGCACTGCACGGTATAGCATTTATCAAAGGAATACTGAAAAGCCAGGGAATCCCGGAGATGTTGGCTTATGGTGTATATGTAGGGGAGATTCTTGCTCCGATCTTTTTGATCATTGGCTGGAAGAGCAGAGTTTGGGCAGCTATTATCGGAATGAACATGCTTGTGGTGCTCTATCTTACACAAATGGGGAATCTGCTTAAGCTTGGGGCACATGGAGCGTGGGCAGTGGAATTGCAGATGTTCTATCTATTGAGTGCTTGTGCCATTGTATTGCTGGGTTCAGGCAAGTACGCAGTGGTGAGAGATTAA
- a CDS encoding MOSC domain-containing protein — MNAKKVKKLSFQGKLHYNIFMQTTMTLHAIIIGKQAKEPLHYVDSVQAVKGKGLEGDRYFYARGTFNKPQLDQSVREVSILPYESLAECNKRLGTALDFVDLRRNLVIKGFDAVKIGDKIFRIGDAEFRIVRTCPPCRYLSKLLDADVMKGLKYIGGYRAVIVKSGMIQCGDEVILEE; from the coding sequence ATGAATGCAAAAAAGGTTAAAAAATTATCTTTCCAAGGGAAACTTCATTACAATATTTTTATGCAAACAACAATGACACTTCATGCCATTATCATAGGTAAGCAGGCCAAAGAACCACTACACTATGTTGATTCTGTGCAGGCAGTTAAAGGCAAGGGATTAGAAGGCGACCGATATTTCTATGCAAGAGGTACATTCAACAAGCCTCAGCTAGACCAGTCTGTCAGAGAGGTGAGCATCCTGCCTTATGAAAGTTTGGCTGAATGCAACAAAAGGTTGGGTACTGCTTTGGATTTTGTTGACCTGCGCAGAAATCTGGTGATCAAAGGATTTGATGCAGTTAAGATAGGAGATAAGATCTTCAGGATAGGGGATGCCGAGTTTCGTATCGTACGTACCTGTCCGCCGTGTCGTTATCTCTCCAAACTTCTAGACGCAGACGTCATGAAGGGTTTGAAGTATATCGGTGGATATCGTGCCGTAATTGTGAAGAGCGGTATGATACAATGTGGTGATGAAGTTATTTTAGAGGAGTAA